In Hahella sp. KA22, one genomic interval encodes:
- a CDS encoding Bax inhibitor-1/YccA family protein, protein MDNRRFNNQSAVADFRQGYGTAVDSSTAANVLKNTYWLLGMTLAFSAFTAFLSSSMPFNAIMHYGAFFGALAISFVIQRVANSVWGLVLAFAFTGLLGLTIGPIVGQLIAGGAAQAVTSALGLTAFVFFGLSAYALISKKDFSFLAGFLVAGFWVIVGCIIMSFFIQSSAFSLAISGAIVLFASAGILYQTSAIVHGGETNYILAAVSLYASIYNLFISLLNLILAFGGDD, encoded by the coding sequence ATGGATAACAGACGCTTTAACAATCAATCAGCCGTCGCCGACTTTAGGCAAGGCTACGGAACAGCAGTGGATTCGTCCACCGCCGCTAACGTTCTGAAAAACACTTACTGGCTACTGGGCATGACCCTGGCCTTTTCCGCTTTCACTGCATTCTTGTCATCAAGCATGCCTTTCAACGCAATCATGCACTACGGCGCGTTCTTCGGCGCCCTGGCGATCAGCTTTGTGATTCAACGAGTCGCTAACAGCGTATGGGGCCTGGTGCTGGCGTTCGCATTTACCGGCCTGTTGGGTCTGACAATTGGTCCGATCGTTGGCCAGTTGATCGCAGGCGGAGCCGCACAGGCGGTAACCAGCGCATTGGGTCTGACCGCATTCGTATTCTTTGGTCTGTCCGCTTACGCCCTGATCAGCAAGAAAGACTTCAGCTTCCTGGCTGGTTTCCTAGTTGCAGGCTTCTGGGTCATCGTCGGCTGCATCATCATGAGCTTCTTCATCCAGAGCAGCGCGTTCTCTCTGGCGATCTCAGGCGCAATCGTACTGTTCGCGTCCGCAGGGATTCTGTATCAGACCAGCGCCATCGTTCATGGCGGTGAGACCAACTACATCCTGGCGGCGGTATCTCTGTACGCGTCCATCTACAACCTGTTTATCAGCCTGCTGAACCTGATCCTAGCGTTCGGCGGTGACGATTGA
- a CDS encoding tryptophan--tRNA ligase, whose product MSKQIVLTGITTTGIPHLGNYAGAIRPAIEASKQDGVQSYFFLADYHALIKCHEPERVRESTKAIAATWLACGLDPEKVTFYRQSDIPEILELNWLLTSVTAKGLMNRAHAYKAAVQENIEKGDADPDKGVTMGLFSYPVLMSADILMFNAHKVPVGKDQVQHLEMCRDIAARFNHIFGETFVLPEVVVSEESMVLPGLDGRKMSKSYNNTIPLFEPEKKFRKLINKIVTNSLEPGEPKETDGCSLFAIYSAFAKPEEVANMRKQYAEGIGWGETKKQLFEYLNEILADKRERYNELMQDPAYIEATLQQGAEKAREKAAVLLAKAKQAVGIGPIR is encoded by the coding sequence ATGAGCAAGCAGATTGTATTAACGGGTATCACCACTACCGGCATTCCTCACTTGGGTAACTATGCGGGCGCTATTCGTCCCGCTATTGAAGCCAGTAAGCAGGACGGGGTGCAGTCTTATTTCTTCCTGGCGGATTATCACGCCTTGATCAAGTGCCACGAGCCAGAGCGCGTCAGGGAATCCACCAAAGCCATCGCGGCGACTTGGCTTGCTTGCGGTCTGGACCCGGAAAAAGTGACGTTCTACCGTCAATCCGACATTCCGGAAATTCTTGAGCTGAACTGGCTGCTGACCAGCGTGACGGCGAAAGGTCTGATGAACCGCGCTCACGCTTATAAAGCCGCAGTGCAGGAGAATATTGAGAAAGGCGACGCCGATCCAGACAAAGGCGTGACCATGGGCCTGTTCAGCTATCCGGTGCTGATGTCGGCGGACATTCTGATGTTCAATGCCCACAAGGTGCCTGTCGGTAAGGATCAGGTGCAGCATCTGGAAATGTGTCGTGACATCGCGGCGCGCTTCAACCATATCTTTGGCGAAACCTTTGTGTTGCCGGAAGTGGTGGTCAGTGAGGAGTCCATGGTGTTGCCTGGTCTGGACGGGCGCAAAATGAGCAAGAGCTACAACAACACCATTCCTCTGTTTGAGCCGGAAAAGAAATTCAGAAAGCTGATCAACAAAATCGTCACCAACTCTCTGGAGCCAGGTGAACCGAAAGAGACCGACGGCTGCAGCCTGTTTGCGATCTACTCCGCGTTCGCCAAACCGGAAGAAGTGGCGAATATGCGCAAGCAATACGCGGAAGGCATCGGTTGGGGTGAAACCAAGAAGCAGTTGTTCGAATACCTGAACGAGATCCTGGCCGACAAGCGTGAACGCTACAACGAACTGATGCAGGACCCCGCCTATATTGAAGCCACATTGCAGCAAGGCGCGGAAAAGGCCAGAGAAAAGGCGGCGGTATTGCTGGCCAAGGCCAAACAGGCGGTTGGCATCGGGCCTATTCGATAG
- a CDS encoding Gfo/Idh/MocA family protein: protein MRTFNWGVIAPGRIAQRFAACFSAIDGARVLAVASSNQERGEAFAQRFGCERVYGDYAELARDPDIDAIYIANPHRFHLETALLCIEAGKPVLCEKPLTVSAAQARALMDAASCRQVFLMEALWTRFIPVWRQVKQWLDAGAIGDVVLMDSRFGYKAERAPGDRLFELNLAGGSLLDIGIYNLSMSQFVMGRDPDSFVCDGVVGESGVDERVSAILNYGGPASQFTCNLLSSTDNRFLIYGSKGRIEAPADFWEASTVTLTTDDGVSETFEGPLLANGFEYQVMHAMERIRAGELQSDVIPWRDTLATQTLMDAMLERLGVVYPFLSERQ from the coding sequence ATGCGGACATTTAATTGGGGCGTTATAGCGCCAGGACGCATCGCCCAGCGCTTCGCCGCCTGCTTTTCCGCTATTGACGGCGCCAGAGTGCTGGCGGTCGCCAGCTCGAATCAGGAGCGCGGCGAAGCTTTCGCCCAACGCTTTGGCTGCGAACGGGTTTACGGGGATTACGCTGAACTCGCCCGTGACCCGGACATCGACGCCATCTATATCGCTAATCCCCATCGTTTTCATTTAGAAACTGCGCTGCTGTGCATTGAGGCCGGCAAACCGGTGCTGTGTGAAAAACCGCTGACCGTTTCCGCTGCGCAGGCGCGCGCATTGATGGACGCCGCGTCTTGTCGCCAGGTTTTCCTGATGGAGGCGCTCTGGACGCGCTTCATACCTGTCTGGCGTCAGGTCAAACAATGGCTGGATGCCGGGGCGATAGGCGATGTGGTGCTGATGGACTCCCGTTTCGGCTACAAAGCGGAAAGGGCGCCGGGAGATCGTCTGTTTGAATTGAACCTCGCCGGCGGCTCACTGCTTGATATCGGTATCTATAACCTTTCTATGTCCCAGTTTGTCATGGGACGTGATCCTGACTCTTTTGTATGCGACGGCGTGGTGGGCGAATCCGGCGTGGACGAACGGGTTTCCGCTATTCTCAATTATGGCGGCCCGGCCAGCCAGTTCACCTGTAACCTGCTATCCAGCACGGACAACCGTTTCCTGATCTACGGCTCCAAAGGACGCATAGAAGCGCCCGCTGATTTTTGGGAAGCGTCGACCGTGACGCTGACTACAGATGATGGCGTATCTGAGACCTTTGAGGGGCCGCTGTTGGCGAACGGGTTTGAGTATCAGGTCATGCATGCGATGGAGCGCATTCGCGCTGGCGAATTGCAGAGCGACGTAATTCCCTGGCGTGATACTCTCGCCACCCAGACACTAATGGACGCCATGCTTGAGCGCCTGGGCGTGGTCTATCCTTTTCTCTCCGAGCGGCAATAA
- a CDS encoding DUF4118 domain-containing protein, with protein MLKDINAHFKPKDFWLATLIMLGAMLASLVITQVLAHPNVLLVLFLGVLVAGLKTSVWPALWSALLGFFAYNYFFTHPHYTLKVTHLEDLLTIIFFLLLSTISGNLAVRLKEQVSAIRDSKREVEDLLSLSSKLSLAPDRASIMQVALKEMSKLVSAPVLAFEKGQGEPGGAADARGEPFSLPPPELELARRIWEQSGPDSTGALTSPEQPSQYKWLPVRSEMGVLCLLGVPDVAYKALDWETHSRISNLTQQLKLSLLRTKLNEELEEVRFQAETERLRAALLSSVSHDLKTPLAAMIGAAGSLLQYHDRLSDEDRRELMETTLQEAERLDRYIQNLLDMTRLGYGALKLHRDWTSLHDIVGAAVKRLVNELKPLKVNIELAADIPLLYVHAALLEQALINILENAAKFSPEGGRIDILARVENTSLIIDVVDQGPGIPPEEREQVFNMFYSVTKGDRKPSTGLGLAICHGMIGAHGGSVAALDGKDGRGADIRIVLPVDPLPESDLDGDSAESEAE; from the coding sequence GTGCTGAAGGATATTAACGCCCATTTCAAACCGAAGGACTTCTGGCTGGCGACCCTGATCATGTTGGGCGCTATGTTGGCGTCACTGGTGATTACTCAAGTACTGGCGCACCCCAATGTATTGCTGGTGCTTTTTCTTGGAGTGCTCGTCGCGGGCCTTAAAACCAGTGTCTGGCCCGCCTTGTGGAGCGCGCTGCTGGGGTTTTTCGCTTACAACTACTTCTTTACCCACCCTCACTACACTCTGAAGGTCACTCATTTAGAGGACCTGTTAACGATTATCTTCTTTCTGTTGTTATCTACCATCAGTGGCAATCTCGCCGTGCGCTTAAAAGAGCAGGTTTCCGCGATTCGCGACAGCAAGCGGGAAGTGGAGGATCTGTTGTCCCTGAGCAGCAAGCTGAGTCTGGCGCCGGATCGCGCATCCATCATGCAGGTAGCGCTCAAAGAAATGTCCAAGCTTGTTAGCGCGCCAGTGCTGGCGTTTGAAAAAGGACAGGGTGAGCCTGGCGGCGCGGCGGATGCGCGTGGAGAACCTTTTTCTTTGCCCCCGCCTGAGTTGGAACTCGCCAGACGCATATGGGAGCAGTCAGGCCCGGATTCCACGGGCGCGCTGACTTCTCCTGAGCAGCCATCCCAATATAAGTGGCTGCCGGTGCGTTCGGAAATGGGAGTGCTTTGTCTGTTGGGCGTTCCAGATGTGGCATACAAAGCGTTGGATTGGGAAACCCACAGTCGCATCAGCAATCTGACGCAGCAACTGAAGCTGTCTCTGCTCAGGACCAAACTCAATGAGGAACTGGAGGAAGTGCGCTTTCAGGCTGAGACCGAGCGTCTGCGCGCGGCGTTGCTCTCATCTGTTTCCCATGACTTGAAAACGCCCTTGGCGGCGATGATCGGCGCGGCCGGTAGTCTGCTGCAATATCACGATCGCCTGTCCGACGAGGATCGCAGGGAACTGATGGAAACCACCTTGCAGGAAGCGGAGCGTTTGGACCGCTATATCCAGAATCTACTGGATATGACCCGTCTGGGATACGGCGCCTTGAAGTTGCACCGGGACTGGACCTCGCTGCACGATATTGTCGGCGCCGCAGTAAAAAGACTGGTGAATGAACTTAAGCCTTTAAAGGTCAATATTGAACTGGCTGCGGACATTCCTCTGCTGTACGTGCATGCCGCCCTGCTGGAGCAGGCGCTGATCAATATTCTGGAGAACGCCGCCAAGTTTTCGCCGGAAGGCGGCCGTATCGACATTCTGGCCAGAGTGGAGAATACAAGTCTGATCATTGATGTGGTTGATCAAGGGCCAGGGATTCCGCCGGAAGAGCGGGAGCAGGTGTTCAATATGTTCTATTCCGTCACCAAAGGCGACCGCAAGCCCAGTACCGGGCTGGGGCTGGCCATTTGTCACGGCATGATTGGCGCCCATGGCGGTTCGGTGGCGGCGTTGGATGGTAAAGACGGACGTGGCGCGGATATTCGCATCGTCTTGCCAGTAGATCCGTTGCCGGAATCAGATTTGGATGGCGATTCAGCGGAGAGCGAAGCGGAGTAG
- a CDS encoding TrkH family potassium uptake protein, whose translation MGGVQLIFGALSVALFRDNVQQAFMAPAVAMLAASYLFWSRYRKSDLTKIGYRDSLLFASLTWMCSGVLGAIPIIMVTGVSFTDGVFESISALTTTGATVLSGLDDLPKTFLLYRQFLQWLGGLGVVIFVVAVLPMLNVGGMKLLKAETPGPVKDDKLSPRVANTAHYLWIVYIAITVLCTLAYFAAGMSFYDAVAHSFTTVSTGGFSTHDASMGYFQSHLILAVSDVFMLLGAISFALHFKVFRARNPFVYLKDEETRTFLLIVAGLSLLLCIMLLKAQKYHDPFTALSDSAFHLVSFITSTGFGAASFTDWPEATAMLLVFAGYLGGCAGSTAGGNKIIRNIISIKSINLELKRIVHPRGVFVMKYQGRSVGSDVTSATAAFMSFAAGSTLILTLALMATGLEFWSSFTAVAACLNVLGPAFAELGSNFAPVSDTGTWVLSFGMILGRLEYFTLLAIFLPHFWRR comes from the coding sequence ATGGGAGGCGTGCAATTAATTTTCGGCGCGCTGTCCGTGGCGTTGTTTCGCGACAACGTACAGCAGGCCTTTATGGCTCCTGCGGTGGCGATGCTGGCGGCGTCCTATTTATTCTGGTCCCGCTATCGCAAATCCGATCTCACCAAAATTGGCTACCGTGACTCATTGCTGTTCGCCAGTCTCACCTGGATGTGCAGCGGCGTGCTGGGAGCGATCCCTATTATTATGGTCACAGGCGTCAGCTTCACCGATGGCGTTTTTGAATCCATCAGCGCCCTGACCACAACCGGCGCGACCGTGCTGAGCGGACTGGACGACTTACCCAAAACTTTCCTGCTGTATCGACAATTCCTGCAATGGTTGGGAGGCCTGGGAGTGGTGATATTCGTGGTGGCGGTATTGCCCATGTTGAACGTGGGCGGTATGAAACTGTTAAAGGCGGAAACCCCCGGACCGGTCAAAGACGATAAGCTATCACCTCGCGTCGCCAATACAGCGCACTATCTCTGGATCGTGTATATCGCCATTACCGTGTTGTGCACGCTCGCCTATTTCGCCGCCGGCATGAGTTTTTACGACGCGGTCGCGCACAGCTTCACTACCGTTTCTACTGGCGGATTCTCCACTCATGACGCCAGTATGGGCTACTTCCAAAGCCATCTGATCCTGGCGGTTTCCGATGTCTTCATGCTGCTTGGCGCTATCAGCTTCGCCTTGCACTTCAAGGTGTTTCGCGCCCGCAACCCCTTTGTGTACCTTAAAGACGAAGAAACCCGCACGTTCCTGCTGATTGTGGCGGGCCTGTCATTACTCTTGTGCATCATGCTGCTGAAAGCGCAGAAGTATCACGACCCCTTCACCGCACTCAGCGACTCAGCCTTCCATCTGGTTTCCTTCATCACCAGCACCGGCTTCGGCGCCGCCAGCTTCACAGACTGGCCGGAAGCCACCGCCATGCTGCTGGTCTTCGCCGGATACCTGGGAGGCTGCGCAGGCTCCACCGCCGGGGGCAACAAGATCATTCGCAACATCATTTCCATCAAATCCATCAACCTTGAACTCAAGCGGATCGTACATCCTCGCGGCGTATTCGTCATGAAATATCAGGGGCGCTCCGTCGGGTCCGACGTCACCAGCGCGACGGCCGCGTTCATGAGCTTCGCCGCTGGCAGCACATTGATACTGACTTTGGCGCTGATGGCGACGGGATTGGAATTCTGGTCTTCTTTCACCGCCGTAGCAGCCTGCCTCAATGTGCTGGGCCCGGCGTTTGCGGAACTGGGCAGCAACTTCGCCCCAGTCAGCGACACGGGCACCTGGGTGCTGTCCTTCGGCATGATCCTGGGGCGTCTGGAATATTTCACGCTTCTGGCCATCTTCCTGCCCCATTTCTGGCGCAGATAG
- a CDS encoding YfiR family protein yields the protein MLSGLGKRFCRLFLILTAVLGTWEQAYARSEYEIKAAYLYNFIKFVTWTDTEAKASAIDICVYGEDPFKEILHPLKSLSAHGKPINLLYPAKPADAAVCEVLFISREEKRQLSTILSQVGRNVLTVSDMKDFANSGGMIGFVTVGNVIRFEINLSSAREAGLDISSKLLELALDVIKK from the coding sequence ATGCTTTCGGGTTTAGGGAAACGCTTCTGCAGACTGTTTCTGATCCTGACCGCTGTCCTGGGGACGTGGGAGCAGGCGTACGCCCGTTCCGAATACGAAATCAAAGCCGCGTACCTTTATAACTTCATCAAGTTCGTTACCTGGACTGACACGGAGGCGAAAGCTTCCGCCATCGATATTTGTGTCTATGGGGAGGACCCTTTTAAGGAAATTCTCCATCCGCTTAAGTCTCTTAGCGCTCATGGCAAGCCCATCAATTTGTTGTATCCCGCCAAGCCAGCGGACGCTGCAGTCTGCGAGGTGTTGTTCATCAGTCGGGAAGAGAAACGTCAGTTGTCGACGATTCTCTCCCAGGTGGGACGGAATGTTTTGACCGTGAGCGATATGAAAGATTTCGCCAACTCCGGCGGCATGATCGGATTTGTGACTGTCGGCAATGTGATCCGGTTTGAAATAAATTTATCCAGCGCCCGCGAGGCCGGTCTCGACATCAGCTCCAAGCTGCTCGAGCTAGCCCTGGACGTGATCAAGAAGTAG
- a CDS encoding ATP-binding protein — protein sequence MKWSQMPIKHKLIMMTLFTSVIGIVVVSLSFIWYENLTYKDQLKQEMNVIGKILADRSNAALVFSDTAQLQDNVNSLKLRQSIELSCIYDAMGQPLSSFSRRRDLQCPLAPGANEGEFTNSYFHLTQAIELDGESIGKLYIRSSLQELVGHLQNYIATTAIVSALVVMALLLVSSMLQRIISTPLVHLTETATRIARVKDYSLRAEQESEDEIGQLVGAFNSMLNTIEEQNAQILHNYENLEKIVAQRTVELRSANKELEAFSYSVSHDLRQPLRAIDGFSDALLEDCSDQLDEVAMDYLNRVRAASQRMGRLIDSMLTLSRVTRYKVESKEVNLSHLVATIFEALQADQPERHVEVVIQPDLMTQGDENLLGVALSNLIGNAWKYSSKLSLARIEFGAIDKDGERIFYVKDNGAGFDMKYADKLFVAFNRLHSPAEFEGSGIGLATVSRVISRHRGRIWAESQPGEGSAFYFTLNDAAVDAHETGAR from the coding sequence ATGAAATGGTCTCAGATGCCGATAAAGCACAAGCTGATCATGATGACGTTGTTCACCAGCGTGATCGGCATTGTGGTGGTCAGCCTGAGTTTCATCTGGTACGAAAACCTTACTTACAAAGACCAGCTGAAACAGGAAATGAACGTTATTGGAAAAATCCTGGCCGACCGCAGCAACGCCGCCCTGGTGTTCAGCGATACGGCGCAACTGCAGGATAACGTCAACAGCCTGAAGTTGCGTCAGTCTATCGAACTGTCCTGTATCTACGACGCCATGGGGCAGCCATTGAGCAGCTTCTCCCGCCGGCGGGACTTGCAATGCCCGCTGGCGCCCGGCGCTAATGAAGGGGAGTTCACCAACAGCTATTTTCATTTAACCCAGGCCATTGAGCTGGATGGCGAAAGCATCGGCAAACTGTATATCCGTTCTTCCTTGCAGGAGTTAGTGGGCCATTTGCAAAACTATATCGCCACCACCGCGATTGTGTCCGCACTGGTGGTGATGGCGTTGTTGCTGGTGTCCAGCATGCTGCAGCGCATCATTTCCACGCCGCTTGTGCATTTGACGGAAACCGCCACCCGCATCGCCAGGGTCAAAGATTACAGTCTTCGGGCGGAACAGGAGAGTGAAGACGAGATCGGGCAGTTGGTGGGGGCCTTTAATTCCATGCTGAACACCATTGAAGAGCAGAATGCGCAGATTCTGCATAACTACGAAAATCTGGAGAAAATCGTGGCGCAGAGAACCGTGGAGCTGCGCTCCGCCAATAAGGAGCTGGAGGCGTTCAGCTATTCGGTATCCCACGACCTGCGCCAGCCCCTGCGCGCTATCGACGGTTTCAGCGATGCGTTACTGGAGGACTGCTCGGATCAGCTTGACGAAGTCGCCATGGATTACCTCAATCGTGTGCGGGCCGCCAGCCAGCGTATGGGGCGCCTGATCGACAGTATGCTCACCTTGTCCAGGGTGACCCGCTATAAGGTGGAGAGCAAAGAAGTGAATCTCAGCCACCTTGTGGCGACCATCTTTGAAGCTTTGCAGGCGGACCAACCGGAGCGACATGTGGAGGTCGTCATTCAGCCGGATTTAATGACCCAGGGGGATGAGAACCTGCTTGGCGTGGCGCTTTCCAATCTGATTGGCAACGCCTGGAAATACTCCTCGAAACTGTCCCTTGCGAGAATTGAATTCGGCGCCATTGACAAAGACGGCGAGCGGATATTCTATGTGAAGGACAACGGCGCAGGATTTGACATGAAGTACGCGGACAAGCTGTTCGTCGCCTTCAACCGTTTGCACTCTCCCGCAGAGTTTGAGGGCAGCGGCATCGGGCTGGCGACGGTGTCCCGAGTGATCAGCCGTCATCGCGGCAGAATATGGGCGGAATCGCAACCTGGAGAGGGCAGCGCCTTCTACTTTACATTGAATGATGCGGCCGTGGACGCGCACGAGACTGGGGCGCGCTGA
- a CDS encoding response regulator, translating into MQQCMILLVEDNPDDEALALRALKKANPKTQVVVARDGQQALDFVFGEGDYQGRNVAEQPVVIFLDMKLPKLNGLDVLRNIRNDQRTCLLPVVILTSSDESSDIKEAYRLGANSYINKPVNFTEFSRQMNLMGEYWLDINRPPLCKLQ; encoded by the coding sequence ATGCAACAGTGCATGATATTACTGGTTGAGGATAACCCTGATGATGAGGCGTTGGCGTTAAGAGCATTAAAGAAAGCTAACCCCAAAACACAGGTGGTGGTGGCGCGGGATGGCCAGCAGGCCCTGGATTTTGTGTTTGGCGAAGGAGACTATCAGGGACGCAACGTCGCTGAGCAGCCTGTAGTGATTTTTCTCGACATGAAGTTACCCAAGCTGAACGGATTGGATGTGCTGAGAAACATTAGGAATGACCAAAGGACCTGCTTGTTGCCAGTCGTGATTCTGACCTCGTCAGATGAATCCAGCGACATCAAGGAAGCCTATCGTCTGGGCGCGAACAGCTATATCAATAAGCCTGTTAATTTTACTGAGTTTTCCCGTCAGATGAACTTGATGGGAGAATACTGGTTGGACATCAATCGGCCTCCGTTATGCAAGCTTCAGTGA
- a CDS encoding bifunctional diguanylate cyclase/phosphodiesterase, whose translation MRQGLRLLVVDDSEDDAILLIRELRKGGMLPNYTRVDNEHDMRKMLGAQQWDIIITDHNMPGFSSEEALAVVREAELDVPVIIVSGTIGEDVAVRAMKAGAHDYIMKDNLARLLPAIQRELKEATVRDARKRAERTLHHMAYHDSLTDLVNRREFERRLKSALNSSKERGLTHMLLYLDLDQFKIINDTCGHVAGDELLKQLAILLSKHIRESDTLARLGGDEFGILLESCAERRAIQLAQELNSEVRNFRFVWQQKPFTISLSIGVVAVTSEYGSGAEILSHADIACYAAKDKGRNTIQVYQSDDVEMKRRRTEMQWISRIRIALEENRFFLHQQPMERLGPDRGAGLHTEFLLRLREGDEVIPPGAFIPAAERYSLMPLIDRRVIELVFQYLAESGKGMADDGAYFINLSGTSLSDDKVFEEIRKNLRKYKIRPERICFEITETAAIAHLAETVEFIREIREEGFKFALDDFGCGMSSFSYLKTIPVDYLKIDGSFVRNMLSDPIDVGIVEACNRIGHAAGLTTIAEFVENEQIKEKLIEIGVDYAQGFAISKPKPL comes from the coding sequence ATGCGACAGGGTTTGCGCCTTCTGGTGGTGGATGACTCGGAAGACGACGCCATCCTGTTGATCAGGGAATTGCGCAAAGGCGGCATGCTGCCCAACTATACCCGCGTGGACAATGAGCACGACATGCGCAAGATGCTCGGCGCTCAACAGTGGGACATCATCATCACCGATCACAATATGCCTGGTTTTTCCTCCGAAGAAGCCCTGGCGGTCGTGCGAGAGGCGGAGCTGGATGTACCTGTGATCATCGTTTCCGGCACCATTGGCGAAGACGTCGCAGTACGGGCGATGAAAGCCGGGGCTCATGACTACATCATGAAGGATAATCTGGCGCGCTTGCTGCCGGCGATCCAGCGGGAGCTGAAAGAGGCCACGGTTCGCGACGCCCGCAAACGCGCGGAGCGTACGCTGCATCATATGGCGTACCACGACAGCCTGACTGATCTGGTAAACCGCCGTGAATTTGAGCGTCGCCTGAAAAGCGCCCTCAACAGCAGCAAGGAGCGTGGTTTGACCCACATGCTGCTGTATCTGGATCTGGATCAGTTCAAAATCATCAACGATACCTGCGGACATGTCGCTGGCGACGAGCTGCTCAAGCAATTGGCCATACTGCTGTCCAAACATATTCGCGAAAGCGATACGCTGGCCCGCTTGGGCGGCGATGAATTCGGAATACTTTTGGAGAGCTGTGCGGAACGTCGCGCCATTCAGCTGGCGCAGGAGCTGAACAGCGAAGTGAGAAACTTCCGCTTCGTCTGGCAACAGAAGCCGTTCACCATCAGTTTGAGTATCGGCGTCGTCGCCGTCACCAGTGAGTACGGCTCCGGCGCGGAGATTCTCAGTCACGCCGACATCGCTTGTTACGCCGCCAAAGACAAAGGTCGCAATACGATTCAGGTTTATCAGAGCGATGACGTGGAAATGAAACGTCGTCGTACGGAGATGCAGTGGATCAGCCGTATCCGCATCGCATTGGAGGAAAACCGGTTTTTCCTGCACCAGCAACCTATGGAGCGACTCGGACCGGATCGCGGCGCGGGATTGCATACCGAGTTCCTGTTGCGTTTGCGGGAGGGCGACGAAGTGATACCGCCAGGCGCCTTTATTCCCGCCGCCGAACGCTACAGTTTGATGCCGCTGATTGATCGCAGGGTCATCGAGCTTGTTTTCCAATACCTCGCCGAAAGCGGCAAAGGGATGGCGGACGACGGCGCTTATTTCATCAATCTGTCAGGCACTTCGTTAAGCGATGACAAGGTGTTTGAAGAAATTCGCAAAAATCTCAGAAAATACAAAATCCGTCCGGAACGGATTTGCTTTGAGATAACGGAGACCGCCGCCATCGCCCACTTGGCGGAAACCGTGGAGTTCATTCGTGAGATCAGGGAAGAGGGGTTCAAGTTCGCGCTGGACGACTTTGGCTGCGGCATGAGTTCCTTCTCCTACTTGAAAACTATCCCGGTGGATTACCTGAAGATCGACGGCAGCTTTGTGCGCAACATGCTGTCCGATCCGATTGACGTGGGGATCGTTGAAGCCTGCAACCGTATTGGCCATGCGGCGGGACTAACGACCATCGCCGAGTTTGTGGAAAACGAGCAGATTAAGGAAAAACTGATCGAAATAGGCGTGGATTATGCGCAGGGCTTCGCTATCAGTAAGCCCAAGCCGTTGTAA